The following nucleotide sequence is from Silurus meridionalis isolate SWU-2019-XX chromosome 5, ASM1480568v1, whole genome shotgun sequence.
TGTACAATCAGTGGATCAAAATGTTGAAAAGTCATCAGGCCTTTATATTTGTGATCTGAATATATCTCTTACCATTTCAGTTCAGTCTTCCTAACTGAGTGTCGCATGTACTCACTTGCCCACTTCCCATGAAAAAAGGGGAGCAATTCGTTTACACAATCAGCGTATTATTTAGCCGAGAAAAGAGAGACGCGGACGCGCGTGCTTCTGATGTCCAGGGCCAAATCGTGATTGTCACTGCAGTTTAGAGAAGTGGTTTAAGaaactttctctctgttttaacACTCTAGCGCTTTGTTCCTCCTTTCTCCGGGAAATATGTCCTCGTAGGCCGGCGGTGAGTCGTTCAAAGGCGGGTAAGAGAACCCGTACACGTGGTGGAGCTCGTTTTGGGCAGGCGCGTAGCCAGGGAGTTCGATAGACGGATGGCCGCTTTTCCGCGCCTCTGCACCGTCCTCCCGCGCCTGCGACCCGCACACTGCCAGGCTTATATAAGAGACCGACCGGAAGTCGGCGGCCACGGTGAGCTCGCGCTCTTCGCCCAGCAAGACAGCGCGCGCGCTGCGCCTGTGCGCCCGGCGCCTCCGATAGAACTGCGCCGCCTGGTAGCGCTTGATGACCACCAGGTTGACAAGTCCAATGAGGCACTCGAGAGCGTTAAGCACGGTGGACGCCACCAGGCCGCGCTGGTAATCCTTGAGGCGCCCGCACGCCGCAGGTACATCCACGGTGTCCAAGCAGTAGCGCGAGTACTTCCGCTCCACGAGCGACACGGCGTCGCCGTCCACCACTGCGCCCGAGAACGCCGTGAGCACGCCAAGCAGAAAGACGAGGAGCCCGAAGAGGAAAAAATTGCGACAAGGGGCTTTGCCCTTGCAGCAGAGCAACGCCATGGCAAGCAGTGCCTGTCCAAGTCCGAGCAGGATTCCCGAGTAGAACGCGCCAGCAGCCGCGCTGAGCTGGAAGTGCGCTTTCACTTTGGCTCCGAGAGAGAGACACTCGAACCCGACAACTGCCGCGCTCACGGCGCACGCGAACAGCAGGCTGCTGGAGACCACGGCGCACGCTCCTTTCCCACTCAACTTCATTATAATCCTCCTCTGCCTCGTCCGGCCCGTCACCCTCCTTCATCCTCCTTGGTCCTCTTCTCCAGTTCTTCTTGAAGTGCCCTCACACTGGGACATGACTCGCCGATGGCTGCTGGGAGAACGGAGGATGTGCGGAGCCACGTGCCGTGCCGCCGTTTCCCACCGCTTCCCCAACGGATGAATAATTGATGGGCAGGGCGCGCTCCTTCTG
It contains:
- the LOC124385758 gene encoding transmembrane protein 271-like; the protein is MKLSGKGACAVVSSSLLFACAVSAAVVGFECLSLGAKVKAHFQLSAAAGAFYSGILLGLGQALLAMALLCCKGKAPCRNFFLFGLLVFLLGVLTAFSGAVVDGDAVSLVERKYSRYCLDTVDVPAACGRLKDYQRGLVASTVLNALECLIGLVNLVVIKRYQAAQFYRRRRAHRRSARAVLLGEERELTVAADFRSVSYISLAVCGSQAREDGAEARKSGHPSIELPGYAPAQNELHHVYGFSYPPLNDSPPAYEDIFPGERRNKALEC